The genomic region CCAATTAGTTTGTATTGTTACAGGTATATTAGCTATTCGTTTCATATATAAGGCAATAAAGACAGGAGAAATTTTATTTTTAAAGCTTGCTAGTAAACTATCGATTATTATCCCAGTAGTATTAGGGGGAGTTTGTATGATTGATTTTGATAAAGCTTTTATTATTTTTCATAAGATATTCTTCCGTAATGATTATTGGATTTTTGATGCAACAACGGATCCAATTATTACTATCTTACCCCAAGACTTCTTTATGTATGGATTTATTTGTATAGTCACTCTCATATTATGTGGTTCTGGGTTATGTTTTTTAGCATATAAAAGACAGGAAAAAGTAATATTAACAAGTGAATAAGAATTAGCACAGAAACCCTTGTTTTACAAGGGTTTTTCTTTATGTGAAAAAATTAATTATTGGTGCCAAAAACATTGATTTATAGAAGGAATAGGTATATAGTAATAATGTAAGAGGTTTCACACAAGAAAGAGGAGGAAGAATTATGCAAAGATTTACATTACCTAGAGATTTATATTTTGGAGAAAATGCATTAGATTATTTAAAAACTTTAGAAGGTTCTAAAGCTGTAATAGTAATAGGTGGAGGATCTATGAAACGCTTTGGTTTCTTAGATAAAGCACTAAAAAACTTAGAAGAAGCAAATATTGAAGTAAAATTAATTGAAGATGTAGAACCAGATCCATCAGTAGAAACAGTTATGAAAGGTGCAGAAGTAATGCGTGAATTTAATCCTGATTGGATTATTTCTATGGGTGGAGGATCACCAATAGATGCAGCAAAAGCAATGTGGGTTTTCTATGAATATCCAGAAGCTACTTTTGAAGAAATATGTGTACCATTTTCATTCCCTAAATTAAGAAAGAAAGCTAAATTTATTGCTATTCCATCAACATCAGGAACTGCAACAGAAGTAACAGCATTCTCTGTTATTACTAATTATGCAACTGGAGTAAAATGGCCTTTAGCAGATTTTGAAATTACACCAGATGTTGCTATTGTTGATCCGAGTTTAGCAGAAACAATGCCTGCTACTTTAACTGCTCATACAGGTATGGATGCTTTAACTCATGCTATTGAAGCATATGTTGGTTTAACACATCAACCATTTACTGATCCATTAGCTTTAGAAGCAATTAAAATAGTATTTGATTGTTTAAAAGATTCTTATGGAGGAGACAAAGATGCTAGAGAAATGATGCATTATGGTCAATGTATGGCAGGGATGGCTTTCTCTAATGCACTATTAGGTATTGTTCATTCAATGGCACATAAAACTGGAGCTGCTTTTAGTACAGGACATATCCCACATGGTTGTGCAAACGCTATTTATTTACCATATGTAATTAAATATAATGCAAAAGCAGATGCTTCTAGATATGCAGCTATTTCTCGTTTCTTAGGATTAGAAGGAGAATGTGATGAATGTTTAGTAGATTCATTATGTGATAAGATTAATGAATATAATATTTATTTAGGAATTCCTAAATCAATGCAAGAATTTGGTATTTTAGAAGATGAATTCTTAGCAAAAGTTGATAATATTGCTGATTTAGCAATCGGAGATGCTTGTACAGGTACAAACCCTCGTACACCAACTCATGATGAAATGGTTAAATTATTAACTTGCTGTTATTATGGAACAAGTGTTGAATTTTAACTAAAAAAAAAGCCGAAAGGCTTTTTTTATTATCCTAAGAAGAATGTGTTTACTTCAAAGTGAGCAGTTGGATGATCACATGCTGGACAAACAACTGGTGCTTCTAATCCTTCATAGATAAATCCACAGTTATTACATTTCCAAACAACAGGTTGTTCTTTTTTAAATACTGTTGCATTTTCTAATGTTTCTAATAGTTTTAAGAAACGTGCTTCATGATGTTTTTCTGCAATGGCAATTGATTCAAAAATTGTTGCAATTTCTGTAAATCCTTCTTCTCTTGCAGTTTTTGCAAAACTAGGATACATATCAGTATATTCTTCGTTTTCACCTTGAGCAGATGCTTTTAAGTTTTGGGCAGTGTTTCCGATTAATACTGGGAAATTACCATCCACATAAACTAATTCTCCTTGGCAATCTGCATTCGCAAGTTTCATTAATCTTTTTGCATGTTCTTTTTCTTGATCTGCAGTTTCTAAGAAGATATTTTGAACTTGAACAAAACCTTCTTTTTTAGCTACTGAAGCATAGAATGTATAACGATTTCTAGCTTGAGACTCCCCAGCAAATGCATGCATGATATTACTTAATGTTTTTGATCCTTTTAAACTTTCCATTTTAAAACCCTCCTTATTTTTCTTGGCAAGCATTACAGATACCATGGTATACTACTTCTACAGTTTCTACACTATGTTCGATGTTTTCATTTTGAAATGTAGAAATTTCAATATCATAAATAGAATGACATTTTTTACAAACAAAATGATGATGATTGGCCATATTTGCATCATAATGAACAATTTGATCAGAAAAACTAATTTTTCTTACTTGTCCATTGTCACATAGTACTTGTAGGTTTCGATATACCGTACCAAGGGAAATAGTAGGCATTGTTTTTTTAATGTCCGTATAAATGACATCAGCACTAGGATGATCTATTCTAGACTGCAAATTTCCTAAAATAGCTGCACGTTGTGATGAATACCTTGATGTTGCCATATAATTTCTCCTTAATAGTAATGATTCCTATTACTATAATAACACTAGAATAGAAAAGAGTCAAATAAAATCAAACATAAAATAAAAGAAAATATCCCATGATATACTCTTGCAAAAAAATATGTTTTCCAACTATAGGGTATTCCTTCTAATAAATTATCCATTTGCATCATCACACTAATACTTCCAAAAGATAATAAAAAACAAATAGCTGCATAAACAATAGGACTAGGATCTAAACTACTCAGTTGTAAAGCACCACTACTAAACTCCAAAAGACCTTGTATAAAAGATAATATAAAAGGATCTTTTATTAAAAAAGATAAAGCATAACCAATAAATTGAAAAACTAACATATATCCTAATATAAAAATAAAAGTATAACAAGAACTCAATAAACTTTGTTTTAAAGCAGAAACAAAACTAACTTTTGGTGTATTGATTATTTCAAATGACTGTTTTAGTGTTTGGAAAGTCTGTTTTTGACGATAACAAAGAGCTAAAAATATACTAGGTAAAATATGACATACATAAAGAAGGAATGCATGGTCTATTTTTAAAGAAACAAAAATAAAAGAAAGAGATGCAAAAGAACCAATTGATAAAAGATGTTGTAATTGAGATAAGCTAATATGTTTTAAAAGATAGGCTTCTTTGATTATTTTAATATTCGTTGGATAACCACAAAAGAAAGTGAGAAAGTATATGGATGACATAGTTGGGGAAAGATGGAATAAAGGAAGAAATAAATACTGGATTAAATAGCTAAATAATTGTACAATACCTAATGACATACATAAGGATATTAAAATCATAAAAGGTAATAATGAGGGTAATAAGTTATCAATGACAATTGTTAGTACAGTAGATGATAATTGAACTATTTGGAACATATTAAAAAAAGAGAAAAAAGTAATGAATATAACTAAACTTATTGTAAAGTAGTAATTTATTTTTTTCATAAGTCTCCTTGTAGATAAATAAAGTAAATTCGTGTAAAATAAGCAAGAGGGTGAATAAATGAACGCATTAATAGTAACAGTAACATATAAATATATGGCATATGATAGTATCAAATCAAAAGAAGAACTTATTTCACTAGCTAATGCTTGTGACATTACAGTCACGAAAGAAGCTAGTCAAAATTTAGATGCTATTTCCCCAAGTACTTTTGTAGGCTCAGGGAAGTTAGCAGAAATTAAAAATCAATTAACAAATATTGATGTTGTTATTTTTGATGAAGAATTATCGCCATTACAAATAAAAAATATAACTGATATTTTAGAAATAGAAGTAACAGATCGAACGGACTTAATCCTTCGTATCTTTGAACAAAGAGCAAAAACCAAAGAAGCAAAGCTACAGGTTAAAATAGCAAAATGTCGATATATGCTACCAAGATTAGCTGGGATGCAAGAACAATTATACGGACAGTTAGGTGGTTCAGGGTTTAGAGGTAGTGGAGAAAAGAAAATCGAACTTGATCGAAGGGTCTTGCATAACCAATTGCATCAAGCAAATAAAGAATTAGAGAAAATTGTGAAACAAAGACAAACACAAAGAAAACAAAGAAAAGATAAAGATAATAAAGTCATTGCACTAGTAGGATATACAAATAGTGGAAAGTCATCACTATTAAATAATTTATGCGAAAACAAAGAAAAACATGTCTTACAAAAAGATATGTTATTTGCAACCCTAGAAACAGCAACAAGAAAATGTAAAATAGAAAATCATACTTGTTTAGTTAGTGATACGGTAGGATTTATAGACCGTCTACCACATCATTTAATTCAAGCCTTTCGTTCTACCTTAGAAGAAGTAAAAGAAGCAGATATATTAGTTCACGTAGTTGATTCTTCTAATGAACAATGGGAAAAACAAATACAAACAACAAATATGGTACTAAAAGTATTACAAGCAGATAACATTCCCGTTATTTATGCATATAATAAAGTGGATAAAGATAAATATGCTTTTATTCAAGCATATGAACCAAGTGTATTTATCTCTGTAAAAGAGAATATAAATATAGATTTATTAAAAAAAGAAATCGTTACTATTTTATTTAAAGAATATACTGTTTATGATTTACAAATTCCTTATGAAAAAGGAGATGTATATTCTTATTTACAACAACATGCAAATGTACTAGATGTTCAATATGGTCAAAACGCTATTTTTGTAAAAGTAGAAGAACATCCTAGTAAAATGAAAGAATTTTTGCAATATAGAATACAACATTAGGAGATAACTTATGGCAGACAAGAAAATATATCATTTAGAATTATCAATTGCTTTAGAAGCAGACAATTTAGAAAATGCATATCAGGCACTTATTAGTGATCAAACACATGAACAAATCAAGGATATGCTTGTTCATTCTAAAGATCGTATTAAAGAAGTTTTGATAGAAGATACAGAAGAAGTATCGATACTCAATTAATTTGATTATCGACTCTTTTTTTGTTAAAATAAAGGAATGTGAGGGGGATATATTATGAATTTAGTGAACAGAAGTTTTTTAACATTAGCGGATTATTCAAAGGAAGAGATTCGTTATTTATTAGATTTAAGTCATCAATTAAAAGCAAAGAAAAAAAGTGGGGAAGTAGGTCAATTATTAAGAGGAAAAAATGTAGTTTTATTATTTGATAAGTCTTCTACTAGAACACGTTGTGCTTTTGAAGTAGGTGCAAATGATGAAGGAGCAAATGTTACATTTTTAACAAATTCTCAAATAAATAAAAAAGAATCATTAGAAGATAGTGCTAGAGTACTTGGAAGAATGTATGATGGTATTGAATATCGTGGTTTTGATCAAAAGGTAGTGGAGGATTTAGCAAAATATGCTGGAGTTCCAGTATGGAATGGATTAACTGATGTGGATCATCCAACCCAAGTATTAGCTGATTTTATGACAATGGAAGAACACATGGATAAACCTTTAGAACAAAGTAAGTTTGTCTTTGTAGGAGATTTAAGTGATAATGTTATGTATGCTTTAATGTTGGGATGTGCAAAAATGGGAATGGAATTTGTTGCAATTGGACCAGAATTAACGGTAACAGACAAAGAAATACTTGAAAAATCATTGGCTTTTGCAAGTGAATCAGGTGCTAGTATTACAATTAGCCATGATGTGTCAGATGTAAAAGGAGCAGATGTTATTTATACGGATATATGGGTATCAATGGGAGAAGCGGAATCATTATATGCGGTTCGAACAAAAGCCTTAACACCTTATAAAATAACAGAAGAATTAATGAATAAAACAAACAATCCAGCTTGTTTATTTATGCACTGTCTACCAGCTTATCATGATTTCGAAACAGAAGTAGCGTGTGATATGCGTGATCGTTTTGGATTAGATATTCGTGAAGTAGAGGATCGTGTTTTCCGTAGTGAAAATTCTGTTGTTTTTGATGAAGCGGAAAATAGAATGCATACTATTAAAGCAGTAATGGTTGCAACATTAGTAGAATTATAAGGAAGGAAAAGTGTTTTTACACTTGTAATAGTTATGAAAACAATTCAAATAGATTCAAGAAAAATAAAACCGGGAGATATTTTTGTAGCATTAAAAGGACAATTAGTAGATGGACATGATTTTTTAGAACAGGCTCATCAAAATGGAGCTAGTTTATTGGTTGTAGAACATCCCTGTAACTATCCAAATGTGCAAGTAGTAGCAGATACAAAAGCATATTTAGATGACTATCTAGCAAGTAATTATGCGGATTTGTTAAAGGATCTAAAAGTTATTGGAATAACAGGAACAAATGGAAAAACAACGACTTGTGCTATTATTTATCAATTATTAAATGCAATTGGTATTCCTTGTGCTATGTTTGGTACCATTGGATATGAAAGTCCTAAAAGCAAAGAAGAAACAATTAATACGACTCCAGATATTATTACTATTTATTCTTTCTTATTAAAAGCAAAAGAAGAAGGCTGTAAAGTAGTTGCTATGGAAGTAAGTTCTCATGGTTTACACCAAGGTCGTATAGGAAAATTACAGTTCGATGGAGCAGGTTTTACTAACTTAACATTAGATCACTTAGATTATCATAAAACAATGGATACATATGCTAGTCATAAAGCAATTGTATTAGATCATTTAAAACCAAATGGAAAATGTCTTTATAACAATGATGATGCTTATAAAAGTTATTTTCAAAAAGAAAATAACCTTGGTTATGGAATGAGTGAATGTGCTTATCAAATCTTATCAATGCAAACAATAGGTCAAACTACTACGGTTTGTTTCCAACATAACCAAAAAGAATATGTAGCAACAGTGGATATGTTAGGTAAATATAATATTTATAACTTTATGCAAGCCATTAGTTGTTTACATGAAGTAGGTTATGACTTAGAAATGATGTGTAAACACGCAAATAAAGTATGTACACCAGAAGGAAGAATGAATGTATATAAACTAAAAAAAGGATATGCAGTCATTGATTATGCACATACCCCTAATGCAGTAGAAAATATTTTACAGACGTTTTGTGAGTTAGAAGGAAAGAAAATTATTACCGTTATTGGTTGTGGTGGTGATCGTGATAATTCAAAACGCCCAATTATGGCAGAACTTGTTACTAAATATAGTGATTATTCGATTCTTACAATGGATAACCCACGTTGTGAAGATGTGGAAGATATTCTTGATCAAATGGAAAAGGGTTGTTCAAATAAAAATTATGAACGTATAAGTGATCGTTCTCTAGCAATAAAAAAAGCAATTAGTATGGCAGATGAAGATACCTATGTTTTGCTTTTAGGGAAAGGTCATGAAGATTATATAGAAACAAACAAAATAAAAACCCCCTACAGTGATGCAGGGGAAGTGAAGAAGTATCAATAATCTTTTTTAAAGGTTTTTAGATATTGTTCATTTACAGCGATGACTTGGATCATCGCTTTTTTTCCTGGAGCTCCTAAAGTAACACGCTTATTGACGCATGTTTCTAATGAAATAGCTTCGTAAATATCTTCTTGGAAAACAGGAGAAACTTCTTGGAACTGTGCTAATGATAAGTCATCTAAAGCACAGTTTTCTTGTATTGCTTTTAAAACCAATGTTCCAATAATGCCATGAGCATCACGGAAAGGAACTCCATGATTGACTAAATAATCAGCAGCATCCGTTGCATTCGTAAAACCACCAGTAGCACTCTTTTTCATATTATCTTTATTAAAAGTAGTTGTTTTCAACATATCATTTAATAATTGAAGACAACCTTTTGTAGTCCTAATAGCATCAAAAACACCTTCTTTATCTTCTTGCATATCTTTATTATATGCTAAAGGAATACCTTTCATCGTAGTCAATAGACTAGTTAGTGCACCATATACTCTTCCTGTTTTACCACGAATTAATTCTGCAATATCAGGGTTTTTCTTTTGTGGCATGATTGAACTTCCAGTAGAGAAAGTATCATCTAATTCAATAAATTGATATTCATTGCTATTCCAAATAATAATTTCTTCACTTAAACGTGACATATGCATCATCATAGTAGCCATTGCACTTAATAATTCTATTAAATAATCACGGTCACTAACACCATCCATACTATTTAAACAAGGTCCATCAAAACCAAGTAATGAGGCAGTATATTCACGATCCAAAGGATAAGTAGTTCCAGCCATAGCACCGCTACCTAAAGGACAAACATTCATACGTGTATAGATATCTTCTAAACGTTGTGAATCACGTTTAAACATTTCAAAATATGCTCCCATATGATGAGCTAAAGTAACTGGTTGCGCTTTTTGTAAATGCGTAAAGCCAGGCATAAATGTTTCGGTATGGTTTTTCATAATATCATGAATTGTTGATAAAACATCAAAGCAAAGTTCATGTAATAAGATAATTTGATCTCTTGTATATAGACGCATATCTAATGCTACTTGGTCATTTCTACTTCTACCAGTATGTAATTTTTTACCAGGTTCACCAATACGCATTGTTAATGTTGCTTCTACAAAACTATGAATATCTTCATAACTAGTATCTATTTGTAAATCACCACTTTGTAAGTCATCTAAAATACTTTGTAATCCTTCTTGAATTTGTAAACCTTCATTATCTGTTAATAATCCTTGTTTTGTAAGCATTTTAGCATGGGCAATACTTCCTTGAATATCTTGTACATAAAATACTTGATCGAATCCAATCGAAGCATTAAATTCATGTACTAATTGATTGGTTGGTTTTGTAAATCTTCCACCCCATAATTTCATTGTTATTCCTCCTGTAATATTAGAAAAGGGCAAACGCCCTTTTTTTATTTGTTATTTAATTTCATTGCACGAACTTTTGTTGAAAGTCCATAAAGAGTAATAAATCCTTGTGCATCTTTATGATCATATAATTCACCAGTAGTAAATGATGCAATATCTTCATCATATAAAGTAAATGGAGAAGTAGTACCTTCTTTAATAATATTTCCTTTATATAATCTAAAATTAGTTGTACCTGTCACTACTTCTTGTGTTTTGCTTACAAAAGCACTAATTGCTTCACGTAATGGTGAGAACCATTTTGCTGCATATACTAATTCAGCTAATTCTACCGATATTAAACGTTTGTATTTTAATGTTTCTCTATCCAATACTAATTCTTCTAATTGACGATGAGCTTCCATTAAGATAGTTCCACCTGGAGTTTCATAAACACCTCTAGATTTCATACCAACCACACGATTTTCAACAATATCAACAATACCAACACCATGTTTACCACCAATATCATTTAATGTTTCTAAAATTTGAGTTAATCCCATTGATTCTCCATTTAATTTAACAGGAACACCATCTACCCATTCAATAGAAATATGTTCTGCAGTTTCTGGAGCTTTTTCTGGAGAAGTAGATAACACTAACAAATGATCATAATTTGGTGTATTAGCAGGATCTTCTAATTCTAACCCTTCATGAGAAATATGCCAAATATTACGATCTCTTGAATAACTACTACTTGCATTAAATGGTAAGAAAATACCATGGTCATTACAATATTGAATACAGTCTTCACGAGATTGCATTGTCCATTTTGGATCTCTCCAAGCTGCTATAATTCTTAAATCTGGAGCTAATGCTTTAATTCCTAATTCAAAACGAATTTGGTCATTTCCTTTACCAGTAGCACCATGACAAATAGCAGTAGCACCTTCTTTTCTAGCAATATCCACTAATACTTTAGCAATTAATGGTCTAGCAGTAGCAGTTCCTA from Tannockella kyphosi harbors:
- the hflX gene encoding GTPase HflX translates to MNALIVTVTYKYMAYDSIKSKEELISLANACDITVTKEASQNLDAISPSTFVGSGKLAEIKNQLTNIDVVIFDEELSPLQIKNITDILEIEVTDRTDLILRIFEQRAKTKEAKLQVKIAKCRYMLPRLAGMQEQLYGQLGGSGFRGSGEKKIELDRRVLHNQLHQANKELEKIVKQRQTQRKQRKDKDNKVIALVGYTNSGKSSLLNNLCENKEKHVLQKDMLFATLETATRKCKIENHTCLVSDTVGFIDRLPHHLIQAFRSTLEEVKEADILVHVVDSSNEQWEKQIQTTNMVLKVLQADNIPVIYAYNKVDKDKYAFIQAYEPSVFISVKENINIDLLKKEIVTILFKEYTVYDLQIPYEKGDVYSYLQQHANVLDVQYGQNAIFVKVEEHPSKMKEFLQYRIQH
- a CDS encoding Fur family transcriptional regulator, with the protein product MATSRYSSQRAAILGNLQSRIDHPSADVIYTDIKKTMPTISLGTVYRNLQVLCDNGQVRKISFSDQIVHYDANMANHHHFVCKKCHSIYDIEISTFQNENIEHSVETVEVVYHGICNACQEK
- a CDS encoding UDP-N-acetylmuramoyl-L-alanyl-D-glutamate--2,6-diaminopimelate ligase is translated as MKTIQIDSRKIKPGDIFVALKGQLVDGHDFLEQAHQNGASLLVVEHPCNYPNVQVVADTKAYLDDYLASNYADLLKDLKVIGITGTNGKTTTCAIIYQLLNAIGIPCAMFGTIGYESPKSKEETINTTPDIITIYSFLLKAKEEGCKVVAMEVSSHGLHQGRIGKLQFDGAGFTNLTLDHLDYHKTMDTYASHKAIVLDHLKPNGKCLYNNDDAYKSYFQKENNLGYGMSECAYQILSMQTIGQTTTVCFQHNQKEYVATVDMLGKYNIYNFMQAISCLHEVGYDLEMMCKHANKVCTPEGRMNVYKLKKGYAVIDYAHTPNAVENILQTFCELEGKKIITVIGCGGDRDNSKRPIMAELVTKYSDYSILTMDNPRCEDVEDILDQMEKGCSNKNYERISDRSLAIKKAISMADEDTYVLLLGKGHEDYIETNKIKTPYSDAGEVKKYQ
- the rbr gene encoding rubrerythrin, translated to MESLKGSKTLSNIMHAFAGESQARNRYTFYASVAKKEGFVQVQNIFLETADQEKEHAKRLMKLANADCQGELVYVDGNFPVLIGNTAQNLKASAQGENEEYTDMYPSFAKTAREEGFTEIATIFESIAIAEKHHEARFLKLLETLENATVFKKEQPVVWKCNNCGFIYEGLEAPVVCPACDHPTAHFEVNTFFLG
- the argF gene encoding ornithine carbamoyltransferase, with amino-acid sequence MNLVNRSFLTLADYSKEEIRYLLDLSHQLKAKKKSGEVGQLLRGKNVVLLFDKSSTRTRCAFEVGANDEGANVTFLTNSQINKKESLEDSARVLGRMYDGIEYRGFDQKVVEDLAKYAGVPVWNGLTDVDHPTQVLADFMTMEEHMDKPLEQSKFVFVGDLSDNVMYALMLGCAKMGMEFVAIGPELTVTDKEILEKSLAFASESGASITISHDVSDVKGADVIYTDIWVSMGEAESLYAVRTKALTPYKITEELMNKTNNPACLFMHCLPAYHDFETEVACDMRDRFGLDIREVEDRVFRSENSVVFDEAENRMHTIKAVMVATLVEL
- a CDS encoding iron-containing alcohol dehydrogenase, with amino-acid sequence MQRFTLPRDLYFGENALDYLKTLEGSKAVIVIGGGSMKRFGFLDKALKNLEEANIEVKLIEDVEPDPSVETVMKGAEVMREFNPDWIISMGGGSPIDAAKAMWVFYEYPEATFEEICVPFSFPKLRKKAKFIAIPSTSGTATEVTAFSVITNYATGVKWPLADFEITPDVAIVDPSLAETMPATLTAHTGMDALTHAIEAYVGLTHQPFTDPLALEAIKIVFDCLKDSYGGDKDAREMMHYGQCMAGMAFSNALLGIVHSMAHKTGAAFSTGHIPHGCANAIYLPYVIKYNAKADASRYAAISRFLGLEGECDECLVDSLCDKINEYNIYLGIPKSMQEFGILEDEFLAKVDNIADLAIGDACTGTNPRTPTHDEMVKLLTCCYYGTSVEF
- a CDS encoding TIGR01906 family membrane protein; translation: MNYNKKTIIQALIVAFFIITGAIVFTVFFKPLYYYCVDAFSIDVLTGIDRNVIIENYNILIQYQSMFYFGALELPDFVMSSGGEIHFEEVKNLFIVIQLVCIVTGILAIRFIYKAIKTGEILFLKLASKLSIIIPVVLGGVCMIDFDKAFIIFHKIFFRNDYWIFDATTDPIITILPQDFFMYGFICIVTLILCGSGLCFLAYKRQEKVILTSE
- the argH gene encoding argininosuccinate lyase — protein: MKLWGGRFTKPTNQLVHEFNASIGFDQVFYVQDIQGSIAHAKMLTKQGLLTDNEGLQIQEGLQSILDDLQSGDLQIDTSYEDIHSFVEATLTMRIGEPGKKLHTGRSRNDQVALDMRLYTRDQIILLHELCFDVLSTIHDIMKNHTETFMPGFTHLQKAQPVTLAHHMGAYFEMFKRDSQRLEDIYTRMNVCPLGSGAMAGTTYPLDREYTASLLGFDGPCLNSMDGVSDRDYLIELLSAMATMMMHMSRLSEEIIIWNSNEYQFIELDDTFSTGSSIMPQKKNPDIAELIRGKTGRVYGALTSLLTTMKGIPLAYNKDMQEDKEGVFDAIRTTKGCLQLLNDMLKTTTFNKDNMKKSATGGFTNATDAADYLVNHGVPFRDAHGIIGTLVLKAIQENCALDDLSLAQFQEVSPVFQEDIYEAISLETCVNKRVTLGAPGKKAMIQVIAVNEQYLKTFKKDY
- a CDS encoding argininosuccinate synthase; the encoded protein is MKEKVILAYSGGLDTTTIIPWLKENYDYDVVCCCIDVGQKEELDGLEERAKSSGATKLYIENVVDEYVKDYIMPTVQGDAVYEYKYLLGTATARPLIAKVLVDIARKEGATAICHGATGKGNDQIRFELGIKALAPDLRIIAAWRDPKWTMQSREDCIQYCNDHGIFLPFNASSSYSRDRNIWHISHEGLELEDPANTPNYDHLLVLSTSPEKAPETAEHISIEWVDGVPVKLNGESMGLTQILETLNDIGGKHGVGIVDIVENRVVGMKSRGVYETPGGTILMEAHRQLEELVLDRETLKYKRLISVELAELVYAAKWFSPLREAISAFVSKTQEVVTGTTNFRLYKGNIIKEGTTSPFTLYDEDIASFTTGELYDHKDAQGFITLYGLSTKVRAMKLNNK